A window from Sus scrofa isolate TJ Tabasco breed Duroc chromosome 2, Sscrofa11.1, whole genome shotgun sequence encodes these proteins:
- the CYP4F2 gene encoding docosahexaenoic acid omega-hydroxylase CYP4F3 isoform X2 produces the protein MLQLSLSWLGLGPVEASPWLLLLLVGASWLLARVLVWTCTSLDNVRRLRGFPQPPKPNWLLGHMGQIESSEEGLLYTQDLASTYGDVCCWWVGPWHAVIRIFHPTCIKPVLFAPAAVAPKDVVFYDFLKPWLGDGLLLSAGDKWSSHRRMLTPAFHFNILKPYMKIFNDSVNVMHAKWQRLVTEGHNRLDMFEHISLMTLDSLQKCVFSFDSNCQEKPSEYIAAILELSALVAKRHQQIFLHLDFLYYLTPDGWRFHKACRLVHDFTDAVIQERRNTLPTEGIDDFLKAKAKAKTLDIIDVLLLTKDEDGKGLSDEDIRAEADTFMFEGHDTTASGLSWVLYNLAKHPEYQERCRQEVHELLRDREPKEIEWDDLAQLPFLTMCIKESLRLHPPVTVISHRCTQDIVLPDGRIIPKGVICLISIFGTHHNPLVWQDPEVYDPFRFDPENIKERSPLAFIPFSAGPRNCIGQTFAMTEMKVVLALTLLRFRVLPVEEEPRRKPELILRAEGGLWLRVEPLSASPQ, from the exons ATGCTGCAGCTGAGCCTATCCTGGCTGGGACTGGGGCCAGTGGAAGCCTCACCATGGCTACTCCTGCTCCTGGTTGGGGCTTCCTGGCTCCTGGCCCGAGTCCTGGTCTGGACCTGCACCTCCCTTGACAATGTTCGCCGCCTCCGAGGTTTCCCGCAGCCTCCAAAACCGAACTGGCTCTTGGGTCACATGGGCCAG ATTGAGAGCTCAGAGGAGGGTCTCCTGTATACACAGGACCTGGCCAGCACCTATGGGGATGTGTGCTGCTGGTGGGTGGGACCCTGGCACGCAGTCATCCGCATCTTCCACCCCACCTGCATCAAGCCTGTGCTCTTTGCTCCAG CTGCCGTCGCACCCAAGGATGTGGTCTTCTACGACTTTCTGAAGCCCTGGCTGG GGGATGGGCTCCTGCTGAGTGCTGGTGACAAGTGGAGCAGCCACCGTCGCATGCTGACACCTGCCTTCCACTTCAACATCCTGAAGCCCTACATGAAGATTTTCAATGACAGCGTGAATGTCATGCAT GCCAAGTGGCAGCGTCTGGTCACAGAGGGCCACAACCGTTTGGACATGTTTGAACACATCAGCCTCATGACCCTGGACAGTCTGCAGAAATGTGTCTTCAGCTTTGACAGCAATTGCCAAGA GAAGCCTAGTGAATATATTGCTGCCATCTTGGAGCTCAGTGCTCTTGTGGCAAAACGGCACCAGCAGATCTTCCTGCACCTGGACTTCCTGTACTACCTCACCCCTGATGGGTGGCGCTTCCATAAGGCCTGCCGCCTAGTTCACGACTTCACAGATGCCGTCATCCAGGAGCGGCGCAACACCCTTCCCACAGAGGGCATTGATGACTTCCTCAAGGCCAAGGCTAAGGCTAAAACTTTGGACATCATTGATGTGCTCCTGCTGACCAAG GATGAAGATGGGAAGGGATTGTCAGATGAAGATATCCGAGCTGAAGCTGACACCTTCATGTTTGAGG GCCATGACACCACAGCCAGTGGCCTCTCCTGGGTCCTGTACAACCTGGCAAAGCACCCAGAATACCAGGAGCGCTGCCGGCAGGAGGTGCATGAGCTCCTGAGGGACCGTGAGCCTAAAGAGATTGAATG GGATGACCTGGCACAGTTGCCCTTCCTGACCATGTGCATCAAGGAGAGTCTGCGGTTGCATCCTCCCGTCACTGTCATCTCCCATCGCTGTACCCAGGACATTGTGCTCCCAGATGGCCGGATCATCCCCAAAG GTGTTATCTGCCTCATCAGTATTTTTGGGACCCACCACAACCCATTGGTGTGGCAAGATCCTGAG GTCTATGATCCATTCCGCTTCGACCCAGAAAACATCAAGGAGAGGTCACCTCTGGCTTTCATCCCTTTTTCAGCGGGGCCCAG GAACTGCATTGGGCAGACATTCGCTATGACAGAGATGAAAGTGGTCCTGGCTCTCACACTACTGCGCTTCCGTGTTCTGCCGGTGGAGGAAGAGCCGCGCAGGAAGCCAGAGCTGATTCTGCGCGCGGAGGGCGGACTTTGGCTGCGGGTGGAGCCGCTGAGCGCAAGCCCTCAGTGA
- the CYP4F2 gene encoding phylloquinone omega-hydroxylase CYP4F2 isoform X1, protein MLQLSLSWLGLGPVEASPWLLLLLVGASWLLARVLVWTCTSLDNVRRLRGFPQPPKPNWLLGHMGQVPPTEEGMTKLTQMMNTYPNGFMIWMGPITPIIVLCHPDLIRTMANASAAVAPKDVVFYDFLKPWLGDGLLLSAGDKWSSHRRMLTPAFHFNILKPYMKIFNDSVNVMHAKWQRLVTEGHNRLDMFEHISLMTLDSLQKCVFSFDSNCQEKPSEYIAAILELSALVAKRHQQIFLHLDFLYYLTPDGWRFHKACRLVHDFTDAVIQERRNTLPTEGIDDFLKAKAKAKTLDIIDVLLLTKDEDGKGLSDEDIRAEADTFMFEGHDTTASGLSWVLYNLAKHPEYQERCRQEVHELLRDREPKEIEWDDLAQLPFLTMCIKESLRLHPPVTVISHRCTQDIVLPDGRIIPKGVICLISIFGTHHNPLVWQDPEVYDPFRFDPENIKERSPLAFIPFSAGPRNCIGQTFAMTEMKVVLALTLLRFRVLPVEEEPRRKPELILRAEGGLWLRVEPLSASPQ, encoded by the exons ATGCTGCAGCTGAGCCTATCCTGGCTGGGACTGGGGCCAGTGGAAGCCTCACCATGGCTACTCCTGCTCCTGGTTGGGGCTTCCTGGCTCCTGGCCCGAGTCCTGGTCTGGACCTGCACCTCCCTTGACAATGTTCGCCGCCTCCGAGGTTTCCCGCAGCCTCCAAAACCGAACTGGCTCTTGGGTCACATGGGCCAG GTCCCCCCCACGGAGGAGGGCATGACAAAACTCACTCAGATGATGAACACATACCCCAATGGATTTATGATCTGGATGGGCCCCATCACTCCCATCATTGTTTTGTGCCATCCTGACTTGATCCGGACTATGGCCAATGCCTCAG CTGCCGTCGCACCCAAGGATGTGGTCTTCTACGACTTTCTGAAGCCCTGGCTGG GGGATGGGCTCCTGCTGAGTGCTGGTGACAAGTGGAGCAGCCACCGTCGCATGCTGACACCTGCCTTCCACTTCAACATCCTGAAGCCCTACATGAAGATTTTCAATGACAGCGTGAATGTCATGCAT GCCAAGTGGCAGCGTCTGGTCACAGAGGGCCACAACCGTTTGGACATGTTTGAACACATCAGCCTCATGACCCTGGACAGTCTGCAGAAATGTGTCTTCAGCTTTGACAGCAATTGCCAAGA GAAGCCTAGTGAATATATTGCTGCCATCTTGGAGCTCAGTGCTCTTGTGGCAAAACGGCACCAGCAGATCTTCCTGCACCTGGACTTCCTGTACTACCTCACCCCTGATGGGTGGCGCTTCCATAAGGCCTGCCGCCTAGTTCACGACTTCACAGATGCCGTCATCCAGGAGCGGCGCAACACCCTTCCCACAGAGGGCATTGATGACTTCCTCAAGGCCAAGGCTAAGGCTAAAACTTTGGACATCATTGATGTGCTCCTGCTGACCAAG GATGAAGATGGGAAGGGATTGTCAGATGAAGATATCCGAGCTGAAGCTGACACCTTCATGTTTGAGG GCCATGACACCACAGCCAGTGGCCTCTCCTGGGTCCTGTACAACCTGGCAAAGCACCCAGAATACCAGGAGCGCTGCCGGCAGGAGGTGCATGAGCTCCTGAGGGACCGTGAGCCTAAAGAGATTGAATG GGATGACCTGGCACAGTTGCCCTTCCTGACCATGTGCATCAAGGAGAGTCTGCGGTTGCATCCTCCCGTCACTGTCATCTCCCATCGCTGTACCCAGGACATTGTGCTCCCAGATGGCCGGATCATCCCCAAAG GTGTTATCTGCCTCATCAGTATTTTTGGGACCCACCACAACCCATTGGTGTGGCAAGATCCTGAG GTCTATGATCCATTCCGCTTCGACCCAGAAAACATCAAGGAGAGGTCACCTCTGGCTTTCATCCCTTTTTCAGCGGGGCCCAG GAACTGCATTGGGCAGACATTCGCTATGACAGAGATGAAAGTGGTCCTGGCTCTCACACTACTGCGCTTCCGTGTTCTGCCGGTGGAGGAAGAGCCGCGCAGGAAGCCAGAGCTGATTCTGCGCGCGGAGGGCGGACTTTGGCTGCGGGTGGAGCCGCTGAGCGCAAGCCCTCAGTGA